A stretch of Sinimarinibacterium sp. NLF-5-8 DNA encodes these proteins:
- a CDS encoding oxidoreductase, which yields MGKWTTDQMPDLHGRVALVTGANSGLGYATAQALAQKGAHVVISCRSAEKGAAAMAQIRAQTAQADLSFLALDLANLASVRAAAQTFKKTYSQLDLLINNAGIMGVPQSTTVDGFETQFGTNHLGHFALNGLLMDRIMATAQARVVTVASIAANSGTLPMDDLNWQRRKYSRGGAYAQAKLANLVYGLELQRRLQAAGSSAISVMAHPGIAATAVAMSRDENLSLPRRFWKLLAQINNVTLAQPAALGALPTLYAATAADLRGGDYIGPRGLMQIRGYPKHVRPRSLAQKATLGAALWQASEQLTGVSFLS from the coding sequence ATGGGTAAATGGACAACCGATCAGATGCCCGACCTGCACGGTCGCGTGGCACTGGTCACAGGGGCAAACAGCGGGCTGGGATACGCCACCGCACAGGCGTTGGCGCAAAAAGGTGCGCATGTGGTGATCAGCTGCCGCAGCGCCGAAAAGGGCGCAGCCGCGATGGCTCAAATCCGCGCGCAGACAGCACAAGCCGATTTAAGTTTTCTGGCGCTGGATCTGGCCAACCTCGCATCGGTGCGTGCCGCAGCGCAAACATTCAAAAAAACCTACTCGCAACTCGACCTGCTCATCAACAACGCCGGCATCATGGGCGTTCCGCAAAGCACCACCGTAGACGGCTTTGAAACCCAGTTTGGCACCAACCACCTGGGACACTTTGCGCTCAATGGCCTGCTGATGGATCGGATCATGGCCACCGCACAGGCGCGCGTGGTCACGGTCGCCAGCATCGCCGCCAACTCCGGCACCCTGCCAATGGACGATCTCAACTGGCAGCGGCGCAAATACTCGCGCGGCGGCGCATACGCACAAGCCAAGCTGGCCAATCTGGTTTACGGGCTGGAATTACAGCGCCGCTTGCAGGCCGCCGGCAGCAGCGCCATCAGCGTCATGGCCCATCCGGGTATTGCCGCAACTGCCGTAGCCATGTCGCGCGACGAAAACCTGTCGCTGCCGCGCCGCTTCTGGAAACTGCTGGCCCAGATCAACAACGTCACGCTGGCGCAGCCCGCCGCACTGGGCGCACTGCCCACCCTGTACGCCGCCACCGCAGCCGACCTGCGCGGCGGTGACTACATCGGCCCCCGTGGACTGATGCAGATTCGGGGCTACCCCAAACACGTCCGGCCACGGTCACTGGCGCAAAAAGCCACACTCGGCGCCGCCCTGTGGCAAGCCTCTGAACAACTCACCGGCGTCAGCTTCCTGTCATGA
- a CDS encoding DUF1295 domain-containing protein, with product MNTFPAWYSLLLWSFAIASVGVFLTLMLGPKAAYGRHDTATRAWWWGPGVPTRWAWLVMEAPSALGFAAIFFYGARAFDVAPLLLLLMWQAHYFHRSFIYPFKRKVRPGDTTPLLIPLMALITNFGISLLNAAALSWPQIGHSYTIDWLTDPRFIIGVMIFVLGYHINRKADAMLAALRKPGQTGYQIPRGWLYEKISCPNYLGEFLIWIGWAIATWSWAGAVFVLWTLANLLPRALANHHWYQKTFTDYPAQRKAVIPGML from the coding sequence ATGAACACATTCCCCGCGTGGTACAGCCTGCTGCTATGGAGCTTTGCCATTGCCAGCGTTGGCGTGTTTTTAACCCTGATGCTGGGCCCCAAAGCCGCCTATGGCCGCCACGACACCGCCACCCGCGCCTGGTGGTGGGGGCCGGGTGTCCCCACACGCTGGGCATGGCTGGTGATGGAAGCCCCATCGGCACTCGGCTTTGCCGCCATCTTTTTCTACGGCGCGCGCGCGTTCGACGTCGCACCGCTGCTACTGCTGCTGATGTGGCAGGCGCATTACTTCCACCGCAGCTTCATCTACCCCTTCAAACGCAAGGTTCGTCCGGGCGACACCACCCCGCTGCTGATTCCACTGATGGCACTGATCACCAACTTTGGCATCTCCCTGCTCAACGCAGCCGCACTCTCATGGCCGCAGATCGGGCACAGCTACACCATTGACTGGCTCACCGACCCGCGCTTCATCATCGGCGTGATGATTTTTGTCCTTGGCTACCACATCAACCGCAAAGCCGATGCCATGCTCGCCGCACTGCGCAAACCCGGCCAAACCGGCTACCAGATCCCGCGCGGCTGGCTATACGAAAAAATCAGCTGTCCCAACTACCTTGGCGAATTTCTGATCTGGATCGGCTGGGCCATTGCCACATGGTCATGGGCAGGCGCCGTATTCGTACTGTGGACACTGGCCAACCTGCTGCCGCGCGCGCTGGCCAATCACCACTGGTACCAAAAAACCTTTACCGACTACCCCGCACAGCGCAAAGCCGTCATTCCCGGCATGCTGTAG